The region AACAATCTTCAGACCTGCCACCACAATTTAGCAGTATGtgctttttcatctttccaAAAAGCCATTCTTTCTAAACAACTAGCATTTTCTTTGGTTCTTCAGGAATGCTCAGGACTAAAGAACAATGTAAGTCCTAGCACAGACAGCTAAAAGAGGAGATCCAAtgcagaggaggacagggagcttCCCCTAGCACTTGCAGTGAAGCATGCCTGATACAGCATGTCAcacagcagaggagaggggaagataTCTGAGCCGAGGCAGCTCTCAGTTCAGAGCTGACGATCCCAAGATGCAGCTTTAGCAACATGGCAGGGCAAGGCGGTGTGCCTGAAACACCAGCCTTACCTGCCTAGAGCTACCCCCGTCTGTAAATGCGTTTTCAGAACTACAAAgagaagtaattattttatgGCCTGGGCTAGACCTGAGGAATATGGAGTTACTCCAGATTTCCCTGATGTGACAGAGATGAATTTAATTTAGTGAAACCTATGGGATTGTTTATCAGTGTGACATCGGAGGCTATGAATGCTTTATTGTTTGGattgcttttaattaaactgGGCAAAAGCTCTCGATCTTAAAAACACAAGGTCAGGATGTAAACAAAAACACTAGTAGTTCCTTCCGCCTCTGGTTTCCAGaacaaaatagcttttattttcactgtgcaTAATGAAAGGCAATCACAGTGCTGCAAAGGTTCTTCCCAAAGACGAAACACTTGTTAGCCTGTAAGCTGCAACGCATTGAGGAGATGTTAACCTGCCACCATTCCGGCCTTCCCGTATCAACCCTGGATTAGCAGTGTTCATTGCCTAACGAAGGTTTTGTAAtcacagctgctggtcccaatGCACAATCGCATTGGGGAAGCCTCATAAACTGTTAAAATCAATGGAacgattttaaaaaaatgcaattccGGGCTAGAAAGACACCGGCACTTTCCACCCAGAGTGTTCCCCAGAGCCAGCGCATCCCCCcggcagggctgctgggggagcccggccccggcggcagTCCTGCCGTTACCGAGGCGGGCACGTCGCCGGGCCCCGCGGATGCGGCACCGACCGCGGGACCGCACACCGCtccggcggccccggggcgcgggggccgggcagggcaAGCGCCGCAGGGGAGGTGAGGCGGGCTGGGAGACgggccccgccgcgctccccgccgccgctccaaggggcgggcggcgccgatcccgccccccgcccgcggcAGCCGCCGCTAGCCGCCGGCGCAGGCGGGCGGCcgtccccccttccctccccgcctccctccctccctccctccccgccgggccgcgccgcAGCCCGCGGGCGCGGCCAGGaggctgcggggctgcggctCCCCGGCTTCCCGCCCGCCTGCcaggcgcggcgcggcgcggcccggggCTCTCCGCCTTTCCGCGGCGCTCCATCTCCCCTCCGGCGAGATGTTATGGCCGAGCCGGCGCAGAAGGGCGGCGTAGGGCAGAGCGGGCGGCGGGAGGATGAGGACGCGGCGGCGGTGGCCGCCGCCCCCAGCTACGAGGACTACGAGTGCAAGATCTGCTACAATTACTTCGACCTGGAGCGGCGGGCGCCCAAGCTGCTGGAGTGCCTGCACACCTTCTGCCAGGAGTGCCTGAGCCAGCTGCACCTGCGGGCCGCCCAGCAGCTCGCCGCCGCcgagccggggccggggccggggccggggcgggcggccggcggCTCCCTGGCCTGTCCGCTCTGCCGCCACCGCACGGCGCTGCCCGACCACCGCGTCCACGGCCTCCCCGTTAACACCAAGCTGGCCGCCGCCTGCCCGCCGCAACTGCGGGCCCGCGACCCGCTGCCCCAGGACAGcctgccgccgctgccgccgcgccgcccgccccgcgctcgggaggcggcggccgccctcgccccgccgccaccgccccacgcccccgccggccgggccgggccgcgctcctCGGGCGGCGGCTACGagagctgccagagctgcaAGCGGGCGGCGCTGAGCGCCGGCTGCGTGTGCGTCGTcgtctccttcctctccatggTGGTGCTGCTCTTCACCGGCCTCATCTTCGTCAACCAATACGGCGGCGACGCCGGGTCCGGCGCCTCGGCCTCGCCGTCGCCGGTGGGGCCCATCTGCCTGTCGGTGGCCAGCATCCTCGCCCTCTTCTCCGTCGTCGTCACATGGCTCATCTGCTGGCTCAAGTACCGGCCCGAGGCGGCGGCGAGCGGCAACGGCACCCCGCGTGGCcgggcggcggccgcccgcAGGAGCGACACGTAGCGCcggcggaggggagcggggccgggccgggccggggggcggcgggcgctgaGGGGCCGGGCTGAGCGGGCGCTGAGGGGCGCCGGGATCCGCCCGCCCATGCCCCGCTGTGAGGGGAGAGCGCGGCCGCCGCACGCAGGTGCCCCTTCTCGGGTGGGTGCcgagcccggccccgccgggagGCGGGTGGGCAACGGCGGGGGGAAGACGGGGGCGAGGCCGCGGCTCTCCTGGGCGTACCGGGA is a window of Phalacrocorax aristotelis chromosome 7, bGulAri2.1, whole genome shotgun sequence DNA encoding:
- the RNF228 gene encoding RING finger protein 228, whose protein sequence is MAEPAQKGGVGQSGRREDEDAAAVAAAPSYEDYECKICYNYFDLERRAPKLLECLHTFCQECLSQLHLRAAQQLAAAEPGPGPGPGRAAGGSLACPLCRHRTALPDHRVHGLPVNTKLAAACPPQLRARDPLPQDSLPPLPPRRPPRAREAAAALAPPPPPHAPAGRAGPRSSGGGYESCQSCKRAALSAGCVCVVVSFLSMVVLLFTGLIFVNQYGGDAGSGASASPSPVGPICLSVASILALFSVVVTWLICWLKYRPEAAASGNGTPRGRAAAARRSDT